Below is a genomic region from Pseudomonadota bacterium.
CACGCTCCCAATGCTGAAAACACCGGGGAGGGGTACTCGTCCAATCCCCAGGATTTCGTCGAGATCGACGCGCGCACGGCGTTGGTCAGCCGGATGGGTCCGAACCTCGCGGCCACGCGCAGCGACATCGATCGCGGCTCTGACCTGCTCGAGCTGGACATCGAAGCCATGGAGCGCAGCGATCGGCGCATCGATCTGGGCGCGTTCGACACCACCGGCAAGCGCACGAATCCCGACACCAAGAAGACCGAGAGGGTGCGCGTGTATTCGCGGCCGTCACGCCTCGTACGTCTGGGGCATCATCTGGTAGTGGGCCTGGCGCGCTTCAGTTTCGGCTACGACGTGATCGGGCCCGGAATGCTCGCGCTGGTCGACCTCAAGACACGCTGGGTGCGTGGCGTGAAGCTGCCGGGTCTCGAGAATTGCCCCCACGTCGTGCCCGTGCCCGGAGATCCGAACCGGGTCGCGGTCGCGTGCTGGGGCTTTCACGGCGGCGACCCCAGAGAAAGCGCGGGGGCGGCCCTGCTCGAGCTCCGCAACGGCCGGCTGTCGGTGCAGCACCTGTGGAAGGCCAGCGAGCACCCCGGCGCCCCGCTGCTGCGCTACGCCCTGACCGCCCTCGGGGGTAGCGAGGTCGCCGTGGCAGCCGCGGGCAAACCGGAACAGACCGACAGCCAAGGCAACATCACGTCCATGGCCACCTCGGACCGGCTTTACCGGTTGGACCTGGCCACGGGCGACCCTGAGCTCATCTTCGAGGCGGACGGTCAGTTGGTGATCGGTGCCGGCAGCTTCGACCCGGCCGAAAAGCTGCTCCTCGTGCCCGACGCGAGCGTCGACGAAAAGCAACGGCCGGTGGCGGGCATCCGGCGCTTCGAGCTGCAGAGCACAGGCATGACGGAGCTCGACAGCGTGCTCGTCGATCCCGAGCTTCCCGCGCGCCAGGTACGACCCATTTGAAGTGGCCGAAGACGGCCCGCGGCTCGGCAGCACAGCTGCCGGTCCAACAACGCCCGCCGATGTGACCCCCAGCAGCAAAGCGGGTATGCTGGAAGCAGCGTGTCTTCCATAGTGGTAATGCAGGAGCTGGGCTCGGGTCGGTAGAACAGTGCAGCGGCGCTTACTCCAGGTGTTCTCGGGCGTGGCCGCGGTGCTGGCAGCAGGGTGCGGATCCAAGACCGGCTTGACCATGCCCGAGCCGGTGGACCTGGCCGCAGGCAGGGACGCCCCGCCCCCCGCCCTGCGCTGCGTGGATGTGCATCTGCGCTACGAGTCCGCGCCGCCCACGGTCATTCTGATGATCGACCGTTCCGGCAGCATGACGTCCCGGTTCGCTGGCACGCAGTCCCGCTGGGATGCGCTCGGCGCGGCGCTGTTCGACCCCAACCGGGGTGTCATCGGCCGGCTGGAGCAGCGCGCGCGGTTTGGCGTGACGTTCTTCACGGGCCAGGCGGGTGGCATCTGTCCGATGCTCAAGCACCATGGGGCTGACCTCGGCAACGCCCGGGACCTGGCCCTGTTCTACGCCGGGGAGCGGCCCCTTGCCCCGGCTGGCGACACCCCCACGGGCGACAGCCTCGACGTCATCGCACGCGAGCTCGCAAGCGATCTCGTGCCCGGCAGCAAGTCGATTCTTCTCGTTACAGACGGCGAGCCCGACACATGCGAGCAGCCCAACCCCCAGGAGGGTCAAGGCGAGGCCATCCAAGCCGCACAGCGCGCTTTTTCCATGGGCATC
It encodes:
- a CDS encoding VWA domain-containing protein yields the protein MQRRLLQVFSGVAAVLAAGCGSKTGLTMPEPVDLAAGRDAPPPALRCVDVHLRYESAPPTVILMIDRSGSMTSRFAGTQSRWDALGAALFDPNRGVIGRLEQRARFGVTFFTGQAGGICPMLKHHGADLGNARDLALFYAGERPLAPAGDTPTGDSLDVIARELASDLVPGSKSILLVTDGEPDTCEQPNPQEGQGEAIQAAQRAFSMGIRVFVLGVSRDIAREHLQHMANAGAGRPLAAQWGRDPEAARPYQATEDPAELAGQLASILLGAVRSCVVPLDPDHDLRRIDEAVVTLDEMRLERDHGDGWRLSPDTPAIELLGSACELVRASARELRVQVPCDRSALPR